A DNA window from Trichosurus vulpecula isolate mTriVul1 chromosome 2, mTriVul1.pri, whole genome shotgun sequence contains the following coding sequences:
- the ATF5 gene encoding cyclic AMP-dependent transcription factor ATF-5 translates to MSLLAALGLELDRTLLPASGLGWRVDYGKLPLAPAPLGPYEALGGALEGGLPGGSEPLAGDGFSDWMTERVDFTALLPLEPPVPPGALPPPSPSPPDLEAMASLLKKELEQMEDFFLDAPLPPPSPVPVPLPLPPFDLPQAPLDTLDLLTFYCSGEPGRGEGEGGEVFRASLPTPSAPRPAPYPVPPSRGDRKQKKRDQNKSAALRYRQRKRAEGEALEGECQGLEARNRELRERAESVEREIQYVKDLLIEVYKARSQRLRST, encoded by the exons ATGTCTCTCTTGGCGGCTCTAGGGCTGGAGCTGGACAGGACCCTGCTCCCAGCTAGCGGGCTGGGCTGGCGGGTGGACTACGGGAAGCTCCCCCTGGCCCCTGCCCCTCTGGGTCCCTATGAGGCCCTGGGGGGCGCCCTGGAGGGGGGGCTTCCCGGGGGGAGCGAGCCCCTGGCAG GTGATGGCTTCTCAGACTGGATGACAGAGCGGGTGGACTTTACTGCCCTGCTCCCCCTGGAGCCCCCAGTGCCCCCCGGTGCCCTCCCGCCACCATCTCCATCCCCTCCAGACCTCGAGGCCATGGCCTCCCTGCTGAAGAAGGAGCTGGAGCAGATGGAGGACTTCTTCCTGGATGCCCcgctcccacccccctcccctgtcCCTGTGCCCCTTCCTCTGCCCCCTTTTGACCTCCCCCAGGCCCCTCTGGATACCCTTGATCTGCTGACCTTCTACTGCAGTGGGGAGCCTGGACGGGGCgagggggaaggtggggaggtcTTCCGAGCCTCCCTGCCCACCCCTTCGGCCCCCCGGCCAGCCCCTTACCCTGTGCCCCCCTCTCGGGGAGATCGCAAACAGAAAAAACGTGACCAGAACAAGTCAGCTGCGCTGAGGTACCGCCAGAGGAAACGGGCTGAGGGGGAGGCCCTGGAGGGCGAGTGCCAGGGCCTGGAAGCCCGCAACCGGGAGCTGCGGGAGCGGGCAGAGTCTGTGGAGCGAGAGATCCAGTACGTGAAGGACCTGCTCATCGAGGTGTACAAAGCTCGAAGCCAGAGGCTGAGGAGCACTTAG